The proteins below come from a single Pirellulales bacterium genomic window:
- a CDS encoding phosphoketolase family protein, giving the protein MPESLSPEMLKKIDAYWRAANYLSVGQIYLFDNPLLRRPLAPTDIKPRLLGHWGTTPGQNFIYAHLNRAINQHDLDMIYISGPGHGGPAVVANTYLEGTYSEIYPAITRDEAGLKRLFKQFSFPGGIPSHAAPETPGSIHEGGELGYSLSHAFGAVFDDPNFIVACVVGDGEAETGPLATAWHSNKFLDPATDGAVLPILHLNGYKIANPTVLARISRDELRKLLEGCGWTPLFVEGDQPAPMHAAMAAALDRAIDQIRQIQRDARERSVTQRPAWPMIVLRSPKGWTGPKVVDGLQVEGTFRAHQVPLSDPIKKPEHLRQLEAWLRSYRPEELFDEQGRFNPEVAELAPKGNRRMGANPHANGGLLLCDLRMPDFREYAVGVSAPGASTAEDTRVLGGFLRDVVKLNEDQRNFRIFGPDETMSNRLNAVFDQTNRQWDAETVKGDDHLAPTGRVMEVLSEHQCQGWLEGYLLTGRHGLFNSYEAFIHIVDSMFNQHAKWLKVTLGLPWRRKIASLNYLLASHVWRQDHNGFTHQDPGFIDHVVNKKAEIVRVYLPPDANCLLSVMDHCLRSRHYVNVVVAGKHAAPQWLAMDAAVTHCTEGISIWEWASNDRGLDPDVIMACAGDVPTLETLAAVSILRRALPELKIRVVNVVDLMKLQPASEHPHGLSDKDFDSLFTANKPIIFAFHGYPWLIHRLTYRRTNHDNLHVRGYKEEGTITTPFDMAVLNDLDRFHLAHDALDRLPQLGARAAYLKQELREKLIEHKRYIYLYGEDMPEVCNWKWEATTQP; this is encoded by the coding sequence ATGCCGGAATCACTTTCGCCCGAGATGCTCAAGAAGATCGACGCCTACTGGCGGGCGGCAAATTATCTGTCGGTCGGGCAGATTTATCTATTCGACAACCCGCTCCTCCGTCGGCCGCTGGCGCCAACCGATATCAAGCCACGGCTGCTCGGCCACTGGGGCACCACTCCGGGGCAGAACTTCATCTATGCCCATCTCAATCGGGCAATCAACCAGCACGATCTCGACATGATCTACATTTCGGGTCCCGGTCACGGCGGCCCGGCGGTCGTCGCGAACACTTATCTTGAGGGGACCTACAGCGAAATCTACCCAGCGATCACGCGCGACGAAGCCGGGTTGAAGCGTCTCTTCAAGCAATTCTCTTTCCCCGGCGGCATCCCCAGCCACGCCGCGCCGGAGACTCCCGGCTCGATTCACGAGGGAGGCGAGCTGGGCTACTCGCTCAGCCATGCCTTTGGCGCGGTGTTCGATGATCCGAACTTTATTGTCGCTTGCGTCGTTGGCGACGGCGAAGCGGAGACAGGTCCGCTGGCCACCGCCTGGCATTCGAACAAGTTTCTCGACCCGGCGACCGACGGGGCGGTGCTGCCGATCCTACACCTGAACGGGTACAAGATCGCGAACCCCACCGTGCTGGCCCGGATCAGCCGTGATGAATTACGGAAGCTGCTCGAAGGCTGTGGCTGGACGCCTTTGTTTGTCGAAGGAGATCAACCGGCGCCGATGCACGCCGCGATGGCCGCCGCGCTCGACCGGGCGATCGATCAGATTCGGCAAATCCAGCGCGATGCCCGCGAGCGCAGCGTCACGCAGCGCCCCGCCTGGCCGATGATCGTGTTGCGCTCGCCGAAGGGCTGGACCGGGCCGAAAGTGGTCGATGGCCTGCAGGTCGAAGGGACATTCCGCGCGCATCAAGTGCCGCTCTCCGACCCGATCAAGAAACCCGAGCATCTGCGGCAGCTTGAAGCCTGGCTCCGCAGCTACAGGCCGGAGGAATTGTTCGACGAGCAAGGGCGATTTAATCCCGAGGTGGCCGAGCTAGCGCCCAAAGGCAATCGCCGCATGGGCGCGAATCCCCATGCCAACGGCGGCCTGTTGCTGTGCGATCTGCGGATGCCCGACTTTCGCGAATATGCGGTCGGCGTTTCCGCTCCCGGCGCTTCCACGGCGGAAGACACGCGCGTGCTCGGCGGCTTCTTGCGCGACGTGGTGAAGCTCAACGAAGACCAACGCAACTTCCGCATCTTCGGGCCGGACGAAACCATGTCGAATCGGCTCAATGCCGTGTTCGACCAGACCAATCGCCAATGGGACGCCGAAACCGTGAAGGGCGACGATCATCTCGCGCCGACCGGCCGCGTCATGGAAGTCTTGAGCGAGCACCAGTGCCAGGGCTGGCTCGAAGGTTATCTGCTCACTGGGCGGCACGGGCTGTTCAACAGCTACGAGGCCTTCATCCACATCGTCGATTCGATGTTCAACCAACATGCCAAGTGGCTGAAGGTGACGCTCGGGCTGCCGTGGCGGCGAAAGATCGCCTCGCTCAACTATCTCTTGGCGTCGCACGTCTGGCGGCAAGATCACAACGGCTTCACGCACCAAGACCCGGGGTTCATCGACCACGTCGTCAACAAGAAGGCCGAGATCGTGCGCGTCTATCTGCCGCCGGACGCGAACTGCCTGCTCTCCGTGATGGACCACTGCCTGCGGAGCCGGCACTATGTGAACGTCGTGGTGGCGGGGAAGCACGCGGCCCCGCAGTGGTTGGCGATGGACGCGGCCGTGACGCATTGCACGGAGGGGATCAGCATCTGGGAATGGGCCAGCAACGATCGCGGGCTTGATCCCGACGTGATTATGGCCTGCGCCGGCGACGTGCCGACACTGGAGACCCTGGCCGCCGTGTCAATCCTCCGCCGGGCGCTGCCGGAGCTGAAAATCCGCGTGGTCAACGTGGTCGATCTAATGAAGCTCCAGCCCGCCAGCGAGCATCCGCACGGGCTGAGCGACAAGGACTTCGATTCGCTATTCACGGCCAACAAGCCGATCATCTTCGCCTTCCACGGTTATCCGTGGCTGATCCACCGGCTGACCTATCGCCGCACGAATCACGACAATCTGCACGTGCGCGGCTACAAGGAAGAGGGGACGATCACGACGCCGTTCGACATGGCAGTGCTCAACGATCTCGATCGCTTCCACCTCGCGCACGACGCTCTCGACCGCCTTCCGCAGTTAGGAGCGAGAGCCGCCTATCTCAAGCAGGAGCTGCGCGAAAAGCTCATTGAACACAAGCGATACATCTACCTGTATGGGGAGGACATGCCGGAGGTATGCAATTGGAAGTGGGAGGCCACGACACAACCGTAG
- a CDS encoding acetate/propionate family kinase, which produces MDDLLTSAAARQILAINGGSSSIKFALFAVATDERVEPRRTLSGTIERIGQPGTALVVGGNGRAPQRREIAAANHEDAAEQLIEALRETLESAALVGIGHRIVHGGAKLIEHQSVTDAVIAELKRTVPLDLTHLPREIALIEIFARRLAGVPQFACFDTAFHRDLPRVAKLLPIPRRYFDSGVRRFGFHGLSYTYLLGELLRIAPREADGRVIFAHLGAGASMAAVQGGKPIDTSMAFTPTAGLVMATRPGDLDPGLIVYLMREEQLTPEKMDEWLNRNFGLLGVSETSPDVRDLLAAREKDSRAAEAIDVFCYQARKWIGAYAAAMGGLEALVFSAGIGEHSPEVRTEICAGLGFLDLRLDPARNDAARGGAAAAVISTDDSRVAVRVIPTDEEIVIARTVMALVG; this is translated from the coding sequence ATGGATGATCTACTCACATCCGCCGCTGCGCGGCAGATTCTCGCGATCAACGGCGGGTCGTCGAGCATCAAGTTTGCGCTGTTCGCGGTCGCTACGGACGAAAGGGTGGAACCGCGGCGGACGCTGAGTGGCACGATCGAGCGGATTGGGCAGCCAGGCACCGCTCTGGTTGTCGGCGGTAATGGCCGAGCGCCGCAGCGGCGCGAGATCGCTGCCGCAAACCATGAAGACGCGGCTGAACAGTTGATCGAGGCGTTGCGCGAGACGCTGGAATCCGCGGCGCTCGTTGGCATCGGGCATCGCATCGTTCACGGTGGGGCGAAGCTGATCGAGCATCAGAGCGTCACTGATGCAGTTATCGCCGAGTTGAAGCGAACCGTGCCGCTCGATCTGACCCATCTGCCGCGCGAGATTGCCCTGATCGAGATTTTCGCGCGGCGCTTGGCCGGCGTGCCACAATTTGCTTGCTTCGACACGGCCTTTCATCGCGATCTGCCGCGCGTGGCCAAATTGCTGCCGATCCCGCGGCGATATTTTGACTCCGGCGTGCGGCGGTTTGGCTTTCACGGGCTGTCGTACACGTATCTGCTTGGCGAGCTGCTGCGGATCGCGCCGCGCGAGGCGGATGGACGAGTGATCTTTGCCCATCTCGGCGCTGGAGCGAGCATGGCGGCAGTCCAAGGAGGCAAACCGATCGACACGAGCATGGCTTTCACACCGACTGCCGGGCTCGTGATGGCGACTCGTCCCGGCGATCTCGATCCGGGGCTGATCGTTTACCTGATGCGCGAGGAACAGCTTACTCCTGAGAAAATGGATGAATGGCTCAATCGCAATTTCGGGCTGTTGGGAGTTTCGGAAACCAGCCCTGACGTGCGCGATTTGCTGGCCGCGCGCGAAAAGGATTCTCGCGCGGCCGAGGCGATTGACGTGTTTTGCTACCAGGCGAGGAAGTGGATCGGGGCCTACGCGGCCGCGATGGGCGGGCTCGAGGCGCTTGTGTTTTCCGCGGGAATCGGCGAGCATTCGCCAGAGGTGCGGACCGAGATTTGCGCCGGGCTGGGGTTCCTCGACCTGCGGCTCGATCCGGCGCGGAATGATGCGGCGCGGGGCGGCGCAGCGGCCGCGGTGATCTCGACGGACGATAGCCGCGTGGCGGTGCGTGTGATTCCGACGGATGAAGAGATCGTGATCGCGCGGACGGTCATGGCGTTGGTGGGATAA